The genomic DNA AGAGCGGTGCATCACGGCGAAGGAATATACCAAGAGATCTAGTGCCCACAAGATAGCGGAGAACACGCTTTGCGTCCTGCCAGTGGTCAGTCGTCGGTGTTTGCATGAATTGGGACAAGCGGTTCACCGCAAAAGCAATGTCAGGCCTGGTGAATGACAAATATTGAAGACTCCCGATGACCATGCGGTATTGAGAAGCATCGGCAAGAGGGGTGCCTATGTTGACGTGTAACGGCTTTTGAGTCATCGGAGTCAGTACCAGATTAGCATTATGCATGTTTGTTTTGGCCAAGAGGTCTGTGATATACTTGCGCTGCATCAAGTGAAGGCCGTGGTTGGTGGGAATGGCCTCAATCCCCAAGAAGTAGCGTAAGGGTCCAAGATCCTTAAGAGAAAAACGAGCTGCAAGTGACTTGTTAAACGCATCGACCAGTAATTTTTCCCCAGCTATGATTATGTCATCTACGTACACAAGGACATAAATAGAGTGACCATCATGATGACATATGAAGAGCGATGCATCAGCAAGAGAAGCTTTAAACCCGAATTGAAGGAGAAAGGTTCGAAGTTCTTGATACCACGCTCGTGGAGCTTGCTTGAGGCCGTTGAGAGCCTTGCGTAAGCGACACACATGATGAGGCCGGTCTTTATCAACAAACCCGGTGGCTGAGTAACATATACCTCATCATGAAGCGTTCCTTGAAGAAACGCGTTGTTAATATCAACCTGATGAATTGCCCAGTTCCGCTTGACTGCCACTTCAAGCACCGTACGGATCGTGGTAGTCTTGATCACCGGACTAAATGTCTCCGAGTAATCAAGCCCATAACGTTGGTTGAACCCCCGAGCCACAATCCTAGCCTTGTACCTATCAATTGAGCCATCAAGATGATATTTTATTGTGAATATCCACTTACAACTTATCACGTTTTTTGCAGTGTCATGATCAGCCATGTCCCATGTTCGATTTCGCATTTGAGCATTATACTTGTCTGCCATCGCCTGTCGCCATTTCGGGTCCTTCATAGCTTGTGCCACAGTCGTTGGTATCGTCGGCGTTGTAGAGGTGTGAAGGTTAAAACGCTGGTTTGGCTTTTTGATGTGGTTCTTTGCTCTTGTTTTCATTGGGTGGAGATTTTGTGGTGAAGGAGATTGATTTTGTATGGAAGAGGCCTGGGATGAATCAGAGGAGTCAGTTTGCGGGATTGAGGTATTCGATGTAGAAGATGATAAGGTTGGTGACGAGGTAGCAGATGGTGGATTTGGTGATGGGCTTGGTTGTATTGGGCTTGGTGGATTTGGTGTAGTGGTAATGGACCGGGCCTCATCAATTGGGAAAGAATCATTGGCCTGTTTGGTTCGTAGTTCATGAGAAGTGTCAGGAGAGGGCGACGACGAGGACTGTGGCACATAGAGGTGTCAAACGGACCAGCCCACGTCTATCTAGGCCGTCCGCGGCGGACAGTTTTAATTTTTGGACCAGGACGGGCCGGCCCGCTAAGCCCGCGGACATAAAAGTTATGTCCAAGCCTACCCCGCTAAGTCCAGCGGGTTAACGGGCCAGCCCGCGGgcctaaataatatattaacaaaattaaataaaattaataaattataattttaaaaataattttatataaaattattaaattataattttaaaaataattttatataaattaatgtttatattgatttttatagatgttttaatttttttatattaaatttatttgtgttgtcatataattttaaaagatatatatttaaaataatataaaaatagttatatatctatattaaatatttatttttatttaatatttgaagacCGCGAGCCGACCTGCTAACCTGCGGACATAACCCGCTATAATCCGTAATCCGCTTGCGCTAGGCTCGCAAAGCCCGCTTTTTAATGGGCCTAATATTTAGTGTCCATGCCCGCTCCGCAAAGGTACTATTTGGGCTAGACCCGCGGGCATGGAGCCCGCTTGATACCTGAGCCCGCTTGATACCTCTAGTAGCACAGAGGAGGACGATGGAGTCTGCGGCGATGAAGATTCCAGCGTTGTTGGAGTCGACGTTGGCGGTGAGGAGGAAGGCGGCGGAGACGCCACTATCGGAGGATGAAGGACCGAGCACGGTGGGGAGGAGTGAACTGATGAAGGCGAGAGTTGTAGCACCGGAAAACTGTTGGATGTAGAATCAGCCGATGAAGTCGATACCGGCAGAGCAGAAGGCGACGGTGTGGAGAAGGGAAACACCGTCTCCACAAATTGCACATGCCGAGACACATACACCCGACCCGTCGACTTTTCGAGACACAGATATGCGCTCTGGGTGAGTGAGTAACCCAAGAAGACACATGTTGTGGATCGAGACTCAAGTTTGTGTTGCCGGTACGGACGGAGCCAGGGATAGCACAGACAACCAAACACCCTAAGCTTTAAATAGTTAGGGGTGGTATTGAACAGCTTCCGGTAAGGAGAGACACCACCTAAGACATCCGTTGTAAGGCGATTAATCACATAAACGGCAGCTGCAAACGCATAGGGCCAATAGGTGTGTGGTACGGAGGCATGAGTAAGCATCGCTAGGCCTGTCTCCACGATATGCCGGTGTTTCCGCTCAGATATACCATTGTGTTGAGGTGTATGTGGCGGAGTCGTTAGGTGAGAGATGCCGTGGGACACCAAAAACGACCGGAGAGCAACGAATTCACCACCATTATCCGAATACAACGTTCGAATCTTTTGTTGAAACCGTTTCTCGACTAAGGCCTTAAAGGCAATGAAAGTATATTTGACTtgggatttttgttttaaagggTAAAGCCATGTGTATCTGGTAAAGTGGTCAACAATCACAAggtaatatttgaaattttcagTGGATAGGATTGGAGAGGACCAAACATCTGTGTAGAGATATTCAAGAGGAAATGAGGATGTGATTGTGTTTGTAGAAAATGGTAACTGATGACTTTTATTGAGTAAACAACCAGaacaataaaattgtttttgtggAGAATGAGAAAGTGGTAACGAAAACTGAGATATAACTATATAAGAGATTTTAAAACAGTAAGAGAAGGATGCCCAAGTCGAAGATGCCAAGACAAGAAATCGGCTTTTGATGATGGTGATGCGTTGAAGGTGGAGATGGTGTTGCGATTGAGTGGCCATTCATACAGTTCATTCTGCGTTCGCCCTTGGAGTAACCGGACCTCCGTgctcagatccttcacctgaaaataagCAGGAAAGAATTCCACCGAGACTTGATTAGTGTTACAGAGTCGATAAACCGATATAAGGTTTTTAACAACATTTGGAACATATAAGACATCTGTAAGTGCTAGAGAGCGAGAAGGGGTAGGAAGCAAAACAGAACCAGTTTGAGTGATAGGAAGGTTCGAACCATCTGCAATGGTTACTACTTCTCCCCCAGTATACGGCTGATGTAAGGCCAAATTAGAGAGATCATATGTCAAATGGTGAGTAGCACCTGTGTCACGAATCCACGGGTTGTGAGGCGCAATGGAGACTGCATTGGCGTGAGGCTGCCATGGCGGAGCAGAGTAACCACCACCAAAGGATGGTGAACCACGACCGGAGGACTGAAGTTGAGGACACCTTCGTGCACTATGACCAAAAACACTGCAGATTTGGCATCGACCTTGGTAACCCCTGCCGGAGGATCCACGACCCGAGCCTTGTTGATTGTTCCACCAGCCCCGAGAAGAGCCACGAGAGGTATGGCGAGGAGTGTGATGAGTGCCCGGGGGATTGTATGTCACGGCATTTGCGGTAAGCGGAACAGAGGCAGACGTATGAGCGAGAGCCTGAAGCTTCAGCTCATAATTGATCAGTTTCTCATGCAACTCTGTCAGCGAAGGAGGAGTGTCACGACCATCAACCTGATCTACCACCGGCTTGTAGTCATCAGGAAGACCAGCAAGGATAAAGTCAACTTGCTCTTCATGTTCCACCGGCTTACCGAGAAGCCCTAGTTGATCGAAACGGGTGGTAAATCCTTGAAAGTAGGCATCAACAGATCGCGTGCCTTTCTTCCACTGTTTGATCTGCTCACGGATCTGCCTGATATGTCCCCAGCTTGGCTTAGCATAGGTTGATGACAGGGTGCTCCAGATCTCGGCCAAGGTCGTCATTTTGGAGAGAAGAGGCTGAACCTCAACAGCTATCGCACCAAGGAGACTGGAATAGATGAGTTTGTCTTGACGCTTCCAGAGGTTATACGCTGGATTCGCGGTGGTGACACCATCAGTGGTGAGAGATGATGCATGGGCGGCGGTCGTACCATCAAGGTAACCGGCGAGCTCGTAACCATCGAGCAGGGCATGAACCTGACGATTCCACATCAGGAAGTTGGATGCAGTGAGTTTTGTCACGTTGGACATGTTGACGTTGTGAAGAGAAGTGACATCAACGGTAGCAATGACTTCACTTGAGGATGTGGACATGGCGATGAGAGAGACGTGAGCAACaagatttagggtttgagaagaaaaagagaaaagaaaagaggagaacggcgaaaagaaaaattttagggTATTAGGTCTCAAGAAattactgctctgataccatgtaggaAAATGTATGTTATTGATATTGAGAAAATgtgttacaatatatatagtcatgtGTATAAGGGTTTTGCCactatataattacatatatgtcCCTATTCTATATCTCTTCCTTACAGCTAGATAGCTCAAGAGAGAGGACATGACATCCAATGAACTTTCCTTAAATTAGCTAAGACTCTCTATATTTACTGTAATATTGAACTTTGGTTCTGAATTAAAGGAGAAATACATTTATCTGTCTTTTTATTCTTTGCTCTTTATTCCTGTTGTGGTAATCGTCAACTAAATTGTATTAGCCTTTCTCTTTAGAAAATGAGTAAAATTTCATTGTTGTACgtaatctaaaatatatatacatataattctCACTAGCGATATACTCCTTAGTCTTTACAATAAA from Camelina sativa cultivar DH55 chromosome 2, Cs, whole genome shotgun sequence includes the following:
- the LOC109126912 gene encoding uncharacterized protein LOC109126912, with amino-acid sequence MADKYNAQMRNRTWDMADHDTAKNVISCKWIFTIKYHLDGSIDRYKARIVARGFNQRYGLDYSETFSPVIKTTTIRTVLEVAVKRNWAIHQVDINNAFLQGTLHDEVYVTQPPGLLIKTGLIMCVAYARLSTASSKLHERGIKNFEPFSFNSDDIIIAGEKLLVDAFNKSLAARFSLKDLGPLRYFLGIEAIPTNHGLHLMQRKYITDLLAKTNMHNANLVLTPMTQKPLHVNIGTPLADASQYRMVIGSLQYLSFTRPDIAFAVNRLSQFMQTPTTDHWQDAKRVLRYLVGTRSLGIFLRRDAPLSIHAFSYADWGCDKSTYRSTNAYIVYLGGSPISWS